The Inquilinus sp. Marseille-Q2685 genome has a segment encoding these proteins:
- a CDS encoding NAD-dependent deacylase, with amino-acid sequence MTRAKPIGTGDPVVILTGAGISKESGLDTFRDAGGVWTRVRLEDVATPEAFARDPDRVHGFYNARRRTLADPAVQPNAAHAALVRLEREWPGPVLLITQNVDDLHERAGSRRLIHMHGELGRVRCLSCDTGRAWAGDLSVDTPCPGCGEAGGMRPDVVWFGEMPRAMEQIEAALAGCRLFVSIGTSGTVYPAAAFVHQALDAGALTVELNLEPGQVSDLFEIRRHGPATRLVPAFVDALLSGRPLAER; translated from the coding sequence ATGACGCGCGCAAAGCCCATTGGGACCGGCGATCCGGTCGTGATCCTGACCGGGGCCGGCATCTCGAAGGAGAGCGGCCTCGACACCTTCCGCGACGCCGGCGGGGTGTGGACCCGCGTGCGGCTGGAGGATGTGGCCACGCCCGAGGCCTTCGCCCGCGACCCGGACCGGGTGCACGGCTTCTACAATGCCCGGCGCCGCACCCTGGCCGATCCCGCGGTGCAGCCCAATGCGGCGCATGCGGCGCTGGTGCGGCTGGAGCGCGAATGGCCGGGCCCGGTGCTGCTGATCACCCAGAATGTCGACGACCTGCATGAGCGCGCCGGCAGCCGCCGCCTGATCCACATGCATGGCGAGCTCGGCCGCGTCCGCTGCCTGTCCTGCGATACCGGCCGCGCCTGGGCCGGCGACCTGTCGGTCGACACGCCCTGCCCCGGCTGCGGCGAGGCCGGCGGGATGCGGCCGGACGTGGTCTGGTTCGGCGAGATGCCGCGGGCGATGGAGCAGATCGAGGCGGCGCTGGCCGGCTGCCGGCTGTTCGTGTCGATCGGCACCTCCGGCACGGTCTACCCGGCCGCCGCCTTCGTCCACCAGGCCCTGGACGCCGGGGCGCTGACGGTCGAGCTGAACCTGGAGCCCGGCCAGGTCTCCGACCTCTTCGAGATCCGCCGCCACGGCCCGGCGACACGGCTGGTGCCGGCGTTCGTCGACGCGCTGCTCTCCGGCCGGCCGCTCGCAGAGCGATGA
- a CDS encoding EcsC family protein: MTTAALPAPLPLPPDALAELAAAKAVLDHDTLVARLSAMAGTPVEALKRNLPSGVQKVLDAAVRRALATALRAALHSGPGRRMPRGPEAWLHRGLAAASGAAGGGFGLPGTLLELPVSTALLLRQIAAEAKAAGEDPSTPETAIECLKVFAMGRPDPADDAVETGYLATRIALARVVPNATASVMPRLVSMVAARFSGPVLLKLSAQAAPVLGAAAGAAVNLAFLEHFRRLAKAHFTVRRLERTHGAAAVRLAYETLRPVPPPELAALTERRGRS, encoded by the coding sequence ATGACCACCGCCGCACTCCCCGCCCCGCTGCCCCTGCCGCCCGATGCCCTGGCCGAGCTGGCCGCGGCGAAGGCGGTGCTCGACCACGACACGCTGGTGGCGCGCCTGTCGGCCATGGCGGGCACTCCGGTCGAGGCGCTGAAGCGCAACCTGCCGTCCGGCGTGCAGAAGGTCCTGGACGCGGCCGTCCGCCGCGCCCTGGCCACGGCGCTCAGGGCGGCCTTGCACAGCGGCCCCGGCCGCCGGATGCCGCGCGGACCGGAGGCCTGGCTGCATCGCGGCCTGGCCGCGGCCAGCGGCGCCGCGGGGGGCGGCTTCGGCCTGCCCGGCACGCTCCTGGAGCTGCCGGTCTCGACCGCCCTGCTGCTGCGGCAGATCGCGGCCGAGGCGAAGGCGGCGGGCGAGGATCCGTCCACCCCGGAAACGGCGATCGAATGCCTGAAGGTCTTCGCCATGGGCCGGCCCGACCCGGCCGACGACGCGGTCGAGACCGGCTATCTCGCCACCCGGATCGCCCTGGCCCGGGTGGTGCCGAACGCCACGGCCTCGGTGATGCCGCGGCTGGTCTCGATGGTCGCCGCCCGCTTCAGCGGCCCGGTGCTGCTGAAGCTGTCGGCGCAGGCCGCCCCGGTGCTGGGCGCCGCCGCCGGCGCCGCGGTCAACCTGGCCTTCCTGGAGCATTTCCGGCGCCTGGCGAAGGCCCATTTCACCGTCCGGCGGCTGGAGCGCACCCACGGCGCCGCAGCGGTGCGGCTGGCCTATGAGACCCTCCGGCCCGTGCCGCCGCCTGAGCTGGCGGCGCTGACGGAACGGCGCGGCCGTTCCTGA
- a CDS encoding isopenicillin N synthase family oxygenase: protein MTTATLALPLLDLSRLDAGPEARQAFLDQLRAAARDVGFFYLGGHGVPESLVAQVKAEARRFFALPEADKLAIEMVHSPHFRGYTRAAWERTRGEPDWREQFDIGAERPAIPQGPGVPPWLRLQGPNQWPAAQPELKAVLLRWQAELTRVAIRLLEAFAAALGQREDALESIYGDTPNQHIKIIRYPGREATGSSQGVGAHKDSGFLTLLLQDTQRGLQVEGEDGRWIDAEPVPGTFVVNIGELLELATNGYLRATVHRVITPPAGTDRLSVAFFLGARLDATVPLLDLPPALAAEARGPASDPQNPLFHDVGPNYLKGRLRSHPDVAQRHYADVLAAQAVTA from the coding sequence ATGACCACCGCCACCCTAGCCCTCCCGCTGCTCGACCTGTCCCGGCTCGATGCCGGTCCGGAAGCGCGCCAGGCCTTCCTGGACCAGCTGCGCGCGGCTGCCCGGGACGTCGGCTTCTTCTACCTCGGCGGGCACGGCGTGCCGGAGTCGCTGGTGGCGCAGGTGAAGGCCGAGGCCCGCCGCTTCTTCGCCCTGCCCGAGGCCGACAAGCTGGCGATCGAGATGGTGCATTCGCCGCATTTCCGCGGCTACACCCGCGCGGCGTGGGAGCGGACGCGCGGCGAGCCGGACTGGCGCGAGCAGTTCGACATCGGGGCCGAACGGCCGGCGATCCCGCAGGGTCCGGGCGTGCCGCCCTGGCTGCGGCTGCAGGGCCCGAACCAGTGGCCGGCGGCGCAGCCGGAGCTGAAGGCCGTGCTGCTGCGCTGGCAGGCGGAGCTGACGCGGGTGGCGATCCGCCTGCTCGAAGCCTTCGCCGCGGCGCTGGGCCAGCGGGAGGACGCGCTGGAATCGATCTATGGCGACACGCCGAACCAGCACATCAAGATCATCCGCTACCCCGGCCGCGAGGCCACCGGCAGCAGCCAGGGCGTCGGCGCGCACAAGGATTCGGGGTTCCTGACCCTGCTGTTGCAGGATACCCAGCGCGGCCTGCAGGTCGAGGGCGAGGACGGGCGCTGGATCGACGCCGAGCCGGTGCCGGGCACCTTCGTGGTCAATATCGGCGAGCTGCTGGAGCTCGCCACCAACGGCTATCTCCGCGCCACGGTGCACCGGGTGATCACGCCGCCGGCCGGCACCGACCGGCTGTCGGTCGCCTTCTTCCTCGGCGCCCGGCTCGATGCCACCGTGCCGCTGCTCGACCTGCCGCCGGCCCTGGCGGCGGAGGCGCGCGGCCCGGCCAGCGACCCGCAGAACCCGCTGTTCCACGATGTCGGGCCGAACTACCTGAAGGGCCGGCTGCGCTCCCACCCCGACGTGGCGCAGCGCCACTACGCCGATGTGCTGGCGGCCCAAGCCGTCACCGCCTGA
- a CDS encoding MetQ/NlpA family ABC transporter substrate-binding protein — protein sequence MIRTLTARLARAAIAAALPFALAGAALAQDAPLKVAADAVPHAEILAFVQSQAPELKLEIVELSTAVNPNELLAHGDVDANYFQHLPYLRSQEEALDETFAVAASVHIEPLGVYSRKAKSFAEVKDGGTVAVPNNVTNLSRALYLLQDQKLIRLKDGFAEPDKQLATPNDIAENPKHLKVLEVEAALLPRALDDVDLAVINGNYALEAGLSPAKDALGLEKAEGNPYANILVTTPKLADDPRVRRLAQVLTSPAVAKFIRDRYQGSVIPVND from the coding sequence ATGATCCGTACTCTGACCGCCCGCCTGGCGCGGGCGGCGATCGCTGCCGCCTTGCCCTTCGCCCTGGCCGGCGCCGCCCTGGCGCAGGACGCGCCGCTGAAGGTCGCGGCCGACGCCGTGCCGCATGCCGAGATCCTGGCCTTCGTGCAGAGCCAGGCGCCCGAGCTGAAGCTGGAGATCGTCGAGCTGTCGACGGCGGTGAACCCGAACGAGCTGCTGGCGCATGGCGATGTCGACGCCAACTACTTCCAGCACCTGCCCTATCTGCGCTCGCAGGAGGAGGCGCTGGACGAGACCTTCGCCGTCGCCGCGTCGGTGCATATCGAGCCGCTCGGCGTCTATTCCCGCAAGGCCAAGAGCTTCGCCGAGGTGAAGGACGGCGGCACGGTGGCGGTGCCGAACAACGTCACCAATCTCAGCCGCGCCCTCTATCTGCTGCAGGACCAGAAGCTGATCCGGCTGAAGGACGGCTTCGCCGAGCCGGACAAGCAGCTGGCGACGCCGAACGACATCGCCGAGAATCCGAAGCACCTGAAGGTGCTGGAGGTCGAAGCGGCGCTGCTGCCGCGGGCGCTGGACGATGTCGACCTGGCGGTGATCAACGGCAACTACGCGCTCGAGGCCGGCCTCAGCCCGGCCAAGGACGCGCTGGGGCTGGAGAAGGCCGAGGGCAACCCCTACGCCAACATCCTGGTGACCACGCCGAAGCTGGCGGACGATCCGCGGGTCAGGCGGCTGGCGCAGGTGCTGACCTCGCCGGCGGTGGCGAAGTTCATCCGCGACCGCTACCAGGGCTCGGTCATTCCCGTGAACGACTGA
- a CDS encoding LysR substrate-binding domain-containing protein, whose protein sequence is MTAYPDIRLEIAVDSALVDVVASGFDAGIRLGEQLERDMVAVRFGGEQRMIVVAAPSYLAGRAPPQTPRDLAEHRCIGYRFPSGQVYAWEFEKDGRELTVPPAGPLIVDEQWLIIRSALDGAGLAFVFEGMVKAELAEGRLVPLLLDWSPPFPGFFLYYPRQRQMPATLRAFVDFVRADNVSRSRE, encoded by the coding sequence CTGACGGCCTATCCCGACATCCGGCTGGAGATCGCGGTCGACAGCGCGCTGGTCGACGTCGTCGCCAGCGGCTTCGATGCCGGCATCCGCCTGGGCGAGCAGCTGGAGCGCGACATGGTGGCGGTGCGCTTCGGCGGCGAGCAACGGATGATCGTGGTCGCCGCCCCGTCCTATCTCGCCGGCCGGGCGCCGCCGCAGACGCCGCGCGATCTGGCCGAGCATCGCTGCATCGGCTACCGCTTCCCGAGCGGCCAGGTCTATGCCTGGGAGTTCGAGAAGGACGGGCGGGAGCTGACGGTGCCGCCCGCCGGGCCGCTGATCGTCGACGAGCAGTGGCTGATCATCCGCTCGGCGCTGGACGGCGCCGGCCTGGCCTTCGTGTTCGAGGGGATGGTCAAGGCAGAGCTGGCGGAAGGGCGGCTGGTCCCGCTGCTGCTGGACTGGTCGCCGCCCTTCCCGGGCTTCTTCCTGTACTATCCGCGCCAGCGCCAGATGCCGGCGACGCTGCGCGCCTTCGTCGACTTCGTGCGCGCCGACAACGTCAGTCGTTCACGGGAATGA
- a CDS encoding LysR family transcriptional regulator — protein MTRLDLPELAAFAVVARHRSFRRAAVELGVSASAVSHAIRGLEERLGVRLLNRTTRSVNPTEAGERLLARLQPAFRDIVEAVEEVNQFRHSPVGTLKINASIPAAALVLAPMVDDS, from the coding sequence ATGACTCGCCTCGACCTGCCCGAGCTGGCCGCCTTCGCCGTGGTGGCGCGGCATCGCAGCTTCCGCCGCGCGGCGGTCGAGCTGGGCGTCTCCGCCTCCGCCGTCAGCCATGCGATCCGCGGGCTGGAGGAGCGGCTGGGCGTGCGCCTGCTGAACCGCACCACCCGCAGCGTCAACCCGACCGAGGCCGGGGAGCGGCTGCTGGCCCGGCTGCAGCCCGCCTTCCGCGACATCGTCGAGGCGGTGGAGGAGGTGAACCAGTTCCGCCACAGCCCGGTCGGCACGCTGAAGATCAACGCCTCGATCCCGGCGGCAGCGCTGGTGCTGGCGCCGATGGTGGACGATTCCTGA
- a CDS encoding aldo/keto reductase, with protein sequence MDRRSLGQDGTTVSAIGLGCMGMSEFYGLRDDAQSLDTLAAALEHGIDFLDTADMYGSGHNEELVGRFLKGRRDQVVLATKFGIVREPGRYERRIDNSPAYIRAACEASLKRLGTDVIDLYYMHRRNPEVPIEEAVGAMAELVRTGKVRQIGLSEISVDTLRRAHAVHPIAAVQSEYSLWSREPEEGILQACRELGTTFVAYSPLGRAFLTGAVTDTSSLAPDDFRRRTPRFAGEALAQNRRLAEALTDFAFDLGAKPAQVALAWLLSRHRHVVPIPGTKRRAYLAENAAAASIRLTPDQVAALDALFAPGAVAGERYTEEGMKEVGL encoded by the coding sequence ATGGACAGACGCTCTCTCGGCCAGGACGGCACCACCGTCTCCGCCATCGGTCTCGGCTGCATGGGCATGTCCGAATTCTACGGGCTGCGCGATGACGCGCAGTCGCTCGACACCCTCGCCGCGGCGCTGGAGCACGGCATCGACTTCCTCGACACCGCCGACATGTACGGGTCGGGGCATAATGAGGAGCTGGTCGGCCGCTTCCTCAAGGGCCGGCGCGACCAGGTGGTGCTGGCGACGAAGTTCGGCATCGTGCGCGAGCCCGGCCGCTACGAGCGCCGGATCGACAACTCCCCGGCCTATATCCGCGCCGCCTGCGAGGCCTCGCTGAAGCGTCTCGGCACCGACGTCATCGACCTCTACTACATGCATCGCCGCAACCCCGAGGTGCCGATCGAGGAAGCGGTCGGCGCGATGGCGGAGCTGGTGCGGACCGGCAAGGTGCGCCAGATCGGCCTGTCCGAGATCTCGGTCGACACGCTGCGCCGGGCCCATGCGGTCCACCCTATCGCGGCGGTGCAGAGCGAGTATTCGCTGTGGAGCCGCGAGCCGGAGGAAGGGATACTGCAGGCCTGCCGCGAGCTGGGCACGACCTTCGTCGCCTATTCGCCGCTCGGCCGCGCCTTCCTGACCGGGGCGGTCACCGACACCTCGTCCCTGGCGCCGGACGATTTCCGCCGCCGCACCCCACGCTTTGCCGGGGAGGCGCTGGCGCAGAACCGGCGTCTGGCCGAGGCGCTGACGGATTTCGCCTTCGACCTCGGCGCCAAGCCGGCCCAGGTGGCGCTGGCCTGGCTCCTGTCCAGGCACCGCCACGTCGTGCCGATCCCGGGCACCAAGCGCCGCGCCTATCTGGCCGAGAACGCCGCGGCCGCCTCGATCCGGCTGACCCCGGACCAGGTGGCGGCGCTCGACGCCCTGTTCGCGCCCGGCGCCGTTGCCGGCGAGCGCTATACCGAGGAAGGGATGAAGGAAGTCGGCCTCTGA
- a CDS encoding low molecular weight protein-tyrosine-phosphatase has translation MRILFVCTGNICRSPTAEAVMRAKPAAARLDHAVDSAGTHGFHAGEPPHPPAIRAAAARGYDLLPLRARKLERADFRRFDLLLAMDHTHLDRMRRLAVAGPGRVGLFLDHAPGLEGRDVPDPYYGGSADFEHVLDLVEAGCDALVAALREGTIS, from the coding sequence ATGCGTATCCTGTTCGTCTGCACCGGCAACATCTGCCGTTCGCCGACCGCCGAGGCGGTGATGCGGGCCAAGCCCGCCGCCGCCCGCCTGGACCACGCGGTCGATAGCGCCGGCACTCACGGCTTCCATGCCGGCGAGCCGCCGCATCCGCCGGCGATCCGGGCGGCGGCGGCCCGCGGCTACGACCTGCTGCCGTTGCGCGCCCGCAAGCTGGAGCGCGCGGATTTCCGCCGCTTCGACCTGCTGTTGGCGATGGACCATACGCATCTCGACCGGATGCGCCGCCTCGCGGTCGCCGGTCCCGGCCGGGTCGGCCTGTTCCTCGACCACGCGCCGGGGCTGGAGGGGCGGGACGTGCCCGACCCCTATTACGGCGGCAGCGCCGATTTCGAGCATGTGCTGGACTTGGTCGAGGCCGGCTGCGACGCGCTGGTCGCGGCGCTGCGCGAGGGGACCATCAGCTAA
- a CDS encoding MFS transporter codes for MALSPSARNMAALVGVCLASLMFGLEISSVPVILPTLETALPADFRGLQWIMNAYTIACTTVLMATGTLADRYGRKRVFVITTVAFGATSLMCGLAGSASLLIVARFLQGLAGGAMFTCVVAIISHQFQDGRERGRAFTTWGVISGVGLGFGPIIGGLIVTWSNWQWVFLIHVPLTILALIPAVAGIRESRDPHAQRLDVAGIATLTLAVFGLAYLITQGAELGRATAIGLAVLTVASFAAFVVAERVSPHPMFDFSVFRIRRFSGAIIGCIGMNCCYWPFMIYLPIYFQGGLGLDSRTVGLLLLAYTIPFLVTPPLADRLLQRRGPRMIIPFGMAVMGTGFLLMWLGSGVEQAGWLTVLPGTLLAGIGLGLTSTPVTNTTTGSVPSNRAGMASGIDISARLITLAINIAVMGLILVEGIRWSLPDAVAGAFDAAQLQALTASVAAGNLGALPQAYPALATLDPSGAAVHEALVEGFGWVMLYGGIGAWALAAVSFAIFGPAQTARSHATAGAAAD; via the coding sequence ATGGCTCTGTCCCCCTCCGCCCGGAACATGGCCGCGCTGGTCGGCGTCTGCCTGGCGTCGCTGATGTTCGGCCTCGAGATCTCCAGCGTGCCGGTGATCCTGCCGACCCTGGAAACCGCGCTGCCCGCCGATTTCCGCGGGCTGCAATGGATCATGAACGCCTACACCATCGCCTGCACCACGGTGCTGATGGCGACCGGCACCCTGGCCGACCGTTACGGCCGCAAGCGCGTCTTCGTGATCACCACAGTCGCCTTCGGCGCCACCTCGCTGATGTGCGGCCTGGCCGGCAGCGCATCGCTGCTGATCGTCGCCCGCTTCCTGCAGGGGCTGGCCGGCGGCGCCATGTTCACCTGCGTGGTCGCGATCATCTCGCACCAGTTCCAGGACGGACGCGAGCGCGGCCGCGCCTTCACCACCTGGGGCGTGATCAGCGGCGTCGGTCTCGGCTTCGGCCCCATCATCGGCGGGCTGATCGTCACCTGGTCGAACTGGCAATGGGTGTTCCTGATCCATGTGCCGCTGACGATCCTCGCCCTGATCCCGGCCGTGGCCGGCATCCGCGAATCGCGCGACCCGCATGCGCAGAGGCTGGACGTCGCCGGCATCGCCACCCTGACGCTGGCGGTGTTCGGCCTGGCCTATCTGATCACCCAGGGGGCGGAGCTGGGCCGCGCCACGGCGATCGGGCTCGCCGTCCTGACCGTCGCCAGCTTCGCCGCCTTCGTGGTGGCGGAACGGGTCAGCCCGCACCCGATGTTCGACTTCTCGGTGTTCCGGATCCGCCGGTTCAGCGGCGCGATCATCGGCTGCATCGGCATGAACTGCTGCTACTGGCCGTTCATGATCTACCTGCCGATCTACTTCCAGGGCGGGCTCGGCCTCGACAGCCGGACCGTCGGCCTTCTGCTCCTCGCCTACACCATCCCGTTCCTGGTCACGCCGCCGCTGGCCGACCGCCTGCTGCAGCGCCGCGGCCCGCGCATGATCATCCCGTTCGGCATGGCCGTGATGGGGACCGGCTTCCTGCTGATGTGGCTCGGCAGCGGCGTCGAGCAGGCGGGCTGGCTGACCGTGCTGCCCGGCACGCTGCTGGCCGGCATCGGCCTCGGCCTGACCAGCACGCCGGTGACCAACACCACCACCGGCTCGGTTCCCAGCAACCGGGCAGGCATGGCGTCCGGCATCGACATCAGCGCCCGGCTGATCACGCTGGCCATCAACATCGCGGTGATGGGGCTGATCCTGGTGGAAGGGATCCGCTGGTCGCTGCCGGACGCCGTGGCCGGCGCCTTCGACGCGGCGCAGCTGCAGGCACTGACCGCTTCCGTCGCCGCCGGCAATCTCGGCGCGCTGCCGCAGGCCTATCCGGCGCTGGCGACGCTGGACCCGTCGGGAGCGGCCGTCCACGAGGCGCTGGTCGAGGGCTTCGGCTGGGTGATGCTGTATGGCGGCATCGGCGCCTGGGCCCTGGCCGCGGTCAGCTTCGCGATCTTCGGCCCGGCACAGACGGCCCGCAGCCACGCGACGGCCGGCGCCGCGGCAGATTAG
- a CDS encoding LysR family transcriptional regulator, whose product MDFDPALLRAFVAVHDSGGFTRAAERLHLTQSAVSHQIRRLEEQIGRPLLQRTTRKLLLTEDGQEFLRHAEQILQAQEALTRRFLPSAVSGVVRFGVPENFLGDRLPQLLRRYARDFPQVRLEVAVSVCLDLRAKVEAGELDLAVVMSRPGETGGTVLKRTQFVWAAADSFDWAPGTSLPLALAPPPCPCRAIAVDAITASGVEWHIGFTSGNQHGLRAAVLAGLAASMIARDEIEPGMKILDRHGLPPLPEVEFALIWRPGATLPCARELGRLIVESADAVPAPLARAV is encoded by the coding sequence ATGGACTTCGATCCCGCCCTGCTGCGCGCCTTCGTGGCCGTCCATGATTCCGGCGGCTTCACCCGCGCGGCCGAACGGCTGCACCTGACCCAGTCGGCCGTTAGCCACCAGATCCGGCGGCTGGAGGAGCAGATCGGCCGGCCGCTGCTGCAACGCACCACGCGCAAGCTGCTGCTGACCGAGGACGGCCAGGAGTTCCTGCGCCATGCCGAGCAGATCCTGCAGGCGCAGGAGGCGCTGACCCGGCGCTTCCTGCCCTCCGCGGTCTCCGGCGTCGTCCGCTTCGGCGTGCCGGAGAATTTTCTGGGCGACCGGTTGCCGCAGCTCCTGCGCCGCTATGCCCGCGATTTTCCCCAGGTGCGGCTGGAGGTGGCGGTCAGCGTCTGCCTCGACCTGCGCGCCAAGGTCGAGGCCGGCGAGCTCGATCTCGCCGTGGTGATGTCGCGCCCGGGCGAGACCGGCGGCACGGTGCTGAAGCGGACGCAGTTCGTCTGGGCCGCGGCCGACAGCTTCGACTGGGCGCCGGGGACGTCGCTGCCGCTCGCGCTCGCCCCGCCGCCCTGCCCCTGCCGCGCCATCGCGGTCGACGCCATCACCGCGTCGGGCGTCGAGTGGCACATCGGCTTCACCTCGGGAAACCAGCATGGGCTGCGGGCGGCGGTGCTGGCGGGGCTGGCCGCCTCGATGATCGCCCGCGACGAGATCGAGCCCGGGATGAAGATCCTCGACCGCCACGGCCTGCCGCCGCTGCCGGAGGTGGAGTTCGCCCTGATCTGGCGGCCCGGCGCCACCCTGCCCTGCGCGCGCGAGCTCGGCCGGCTGATCGTGGAATCGGCGGATGCTGTTCCGGCGCCCCTCGCCCGGGCGGTCTAG
- a CDS encoding LysR family transcriptional regulator, protein MAFDGRVISTIGVLAAVVEGGSFARAAEALGLSRSGVSRAVARLEARVGVRLLDRTTRAVALTDEGRRLYSEIAPLLAGIEDAVTVTSGSAVAVCGRLRVNVDAFFSRLLFTPHIPEFLSLYPELTLELVAKDQIGDLVGEGFDIAVRFGHPPDSALVSRKLLETRTITVASPAYVAAHGRPLAPADLARHACIQVRDSASGRPIDTWSYRRGAEVAEVRATGRLMVAEFGTMLGACLEGVGIARVKAIGVRRLIDRGELVELLPDWTGESFPLTALYPSRHLPPAKVRAFIDFVQSRLGSGAAAETQDAA, encoded by the coding sequence ATGGCCTTCGACGGTCGCGTGATCTCGACCATCGGCGTGCTGGCCGCGGTGGTGGAAGGCGGCAGTTTCGCCCGCGCGGCCGAGGCGCTGGGCCTGTCCCGTTCCGGCGTCAGCCGGGCCGTGGCGCGGCTGGAGGCGCGGGTCGGGGTGCGGCTGCTGGACCGCACCACACGGGCCGTCGCCCTGACCGACGAAGGCCGCCGGCTCTATTCCGAGATCGCGCCGCTGCTGGCCGGGATCGAGGATGCCGTGACCGTCACCTCCGGCTCCGCCGTCGCCGTGTGCGGCCGGCTGCGGGTGAATGTCGACGCCTTCTTCTCGCGCCTGCTGTTCACACCGCACATCCCGGAGTTCCTGTCGCTGTATCCCGAGCTGACGCTGGAGCTGGTGGCCAAGGACCAGATCGGCGACCTGGTGGGCGAGGGCTTCGACATCGCGGTGCGCTTCGGCCACCCGCCGGATTCCGCCCTGGTGTCGCGCAAGCTGCTGGAGACGCGGACGATCACCGTGGCCTCGCCGGCCTATGTCGCGGCGCATGGCCGGCCGCTGGCCCCGGCCGACCTGGCCCGCCACGCCTGCATCCAGGTGCGCGACTCCGCCTCCGGCCGGCCGATCGACACCTGGTCGTATCGCCGCGGCGCCGAGGTGGCGGAGGTGCGGGCGACCGGCCGGCTGATGGTGGCGGAGTTCGGCACCATGCTCGGCGCCTGCCTCGAGGGCGTCGGCATCGCCCGGGTCAAGGCGATCGGCGTGCGGCGCCTGATCGACCGCGGCGAGCTGGTCGAGCTGCTGCCGGACTGGACCGGCGAGAGCTTCCCGCTCACCGCGCTGTACCCGTCGCGCCATCTGCCCCCGGCCAAGGTGCGGGCCTTCATCGACTTCGTGCAGTCGCGCCTGGGATCGGGCGCCGCGGCCGAAACGCAGGACGCCGCCTAG
- a CDS encoding NmrA family NAD(P)-binding protein — protein sequence MYAITGITGQVGGTLARHLLAAGEPVRAVLRDARKGEAWAAQGCEVAVAGMDDAAALTTAFTGATAVFVLPPPVFDPEPGYPEARRLGDALVRALTAARPGRVLQLSTIGADAVHDNLLSQHTLLEAALRDLPLPLTVLRPAWFVENAAWDVASARDEGVIRSFLAPTSRPVPMVATADIGRIAADLIREGWAGRRVVELEGPRRVSPDDLAAAFAAALGRPVRAEPVARESWEGLFRSQGMTNPVPRIRMLDGFNEGWIEFRDGGRHALKGRVEAAEVIAGLVARG from the coding sequence ATGTACGCGATCACGGGAATCACCGGCCAGGTGGGCGGGACGCTCGCCCGGCATCTGCTGGCCGCCGGCGAGCCGGTGCGCGCCGTGCTGCGCGATGCGCGCAAGGGCGAGGCCTGGGCGGCGCAGGGCTGCGAGGTCGCCGTCGCCGGCATGGACGATGCGGCGGCCCTGACCACGGCCTTCACCGGCGCCACCGCCGTCTTCGTCCTGCCGCCGCCGGTGTTCGACCCGGAGCCCGGCTATCCCGAGGCGCGCCGGCTGGGTGACGCCCTGGTGCGGGCGCTGACGGCCGCGCGGCCGGGCCGGGTGCTGCAGCTGTCGACCATCGGCGCCGACGCCGTCCACGACAACCTGCTGTCGCAGCACACGCTGCTGGAGGCGGCGCTGCGCGACCTGCCGCTGCCGCTGACGGTCCTGCGGCCGGCCTGGTTCGTCGAGAACGCGGCGTGGGACGTGGCCTCGGCGCGCGACGAGGGCGTGATCCGCAGCTTCCTGGCTCCGACGAGCCGGCCGGTGCCGATGGTGGCAACCGCGGACATCGGGCGCATCGCGGCCGATCTGATCCGCGAGGGCTGGGCCGGCCGGCGCGTGGTCGAGCTGGAGGGGCCGCGCCGGGTCTCGCCGGACGACCTGGCCGCCGCCTTCGCCGCCGCGCTCGGCCGGCCGGTGCGGGCCGAGCCGGTGGCGCGCGAGAGCTGGGAGGGCTTGTTCCGTTCCCAGGGCATGACGAACCCGGTGCCGCGCATCCGCATGCTCGACGGCTTCAACGAAGGCTGGATCGAGTTCCGCGACGGCGGGCGCCACGCGCTGAAGGGCCGGGTCGAGGCGGCGGAGGTGATCGCCGGGCTGGTCGCCCGCGGCTGA